The genome window TGCTGAACTGATAAATTTAAATCAGAAGTATTTACGTAAGGATCTGTTGCGGCCGTTGTATAGATAACATTTGGATAATTAGCCACATTAAGATGCAAGGCAAAGTCTTTTTCAAAAACAAAGTTCACTCTTGTCATAGTCGCATTAATCTGAGCTAAAGCTGTAGCTAAAGTTCCTCCCGTATAAGCAACATAAGAACTTGTAGCAGAGATTGCTAATCTCATCGTTCTGTATTTCTTATCAGAATTTTTTGAAAAATTACCCGATTGGTTGCTAAACGCTTGACCTTTTTGAGCCATTTTCTCTATCTGACTAACTAATTCTGGGCTTTCTTCGGTACCACAAACAAAACTTTTTCCATTTGTATCTCTACTTTTTGGATGTACACCATAAACAGTTTTATCATTATTTTGAGCATCAATGAATTCATATTGTCCATTATTGCTGATCATCGATTGAAAATCAGAAGGAGAAACTGAGAATCTTACAGATTTATTTGGGTCATCAATACCTACTCCTACATATGATCCCAGCTGATACTGATCTGCCAATTCTTTCGCCATGACCGGAAAGCTATAAACAGCAAACCTTTCCATCTTTCCGAACAATGTAGGTAGGGTAATTTCCACAGCTCTAGCATTTTTGCCGGTTTCTTCTGCATTTTTAAGCTTCGCCTGCAGTTGAGGTAAATCTAATTTATAGTAACCTGTTACATTTGATAGCTCATTTTTTGAACTCCTTTTGGGGTTTGAAGTTGGAGTCCATTGCGCTATCGCTGATCCACCAATCAAACTACAAAATAAAGCAGTAATGAATTTTTTCATAAAATTGAATTATTTTTAGCTGTCAAATATACTTGTTTTCATTTATTTATTATAAAAATAAACGAATATTATTAACAATATCGCAAATAAAAAAACCTCAGGAAGTACACCTGAGGTTTTTTAGCATTAAAAAGAATTTATTATTTCTTGATAAATTTCAAAGTTTCAGATACACCTTTATCACTTACTGTAATAATATATGTACCTCTCACCAATTCAGATACTCTAACTTGGTTATTTTTAATTTCTCCAGCTTTTACAATTTGCCCTACAGCATTATGAATCTCAAATTTAGCTTTATTCGAAACTTTTGTGATATTTAATACATCTGTTGTTGGATTTGGATAAATCGCAAAAGTTTCCTTAATCATTTCACTAGTTCCTAATGCACCTAATCTCAATGCTCTAGTTTGTTTTTTTGAATATGAAGAACCTACAATAACATCAGCTCCTGCTGTAGTTTTAATATTATAGAAGCCTCCATTGTCATAAATACCGTCACCATACACATCATTAATAGTAAATGTATAGCAATCATTAGTGTTTAATGTCCAGTTTTGCGTAATTAAAGCAGGAAGAGGAGTACTAGTAGTAGGATTAGGCACATCCTGATAACCATTACCACTACTATAAACAATTGTACCTGCACTATTTTTCAGATTCCAGTTTACTTCACTACCCCAATAATCTAACTGTAAATTAAATACAAAGTTAGTTGCTGTGTTTGTAGCTATAGCAGGATTATTGAAAGTTCCTGTTAATGTATTATTAGACACTCTCTGATCTGCTACACCATTTACAGATGTAAGATTAACTGTTAATGGTCCATTTGTTGCCGTTGTAGGAATTGGTAATGATACAATTTCGTACTTATCTTGTGCTAAATTACCTGACCAGTTATATGAATAAGCAGTTCCATTTACTGTATATGGTATAACTGCAGCAGTAAGAGCTGCTGTCCCTCTATTCGTAAGAACAATTCTCAAGGTATATCCAGTACAAAGATTATCTAATGAACATGCATTTTCAAATTTTATTTCAGCATCATTAGGAAATAATGGAATTGCTACATCTTTTATAGACGTTTTTAATTCAACTCTTCTAGGAGAGTTATTCATTACAGTTGTAATTCTATCTTTTTGATTCTGCGTAAAAATATTCATACATGTATCGTTTGTGTAATCCATATAATTTCGCACCATCTCTATTTCTCCTGCTGTACATCCCGCTATATTAGTATTACATGTATAATTAGCAGTGTGAGCAGTAGGCGTATCTGCACAATAATCATTTCCGCATGTTGCATCACCCCAAATATGTCTTAATCCTAAAAAGTGACCAACTTCATGAGTCATAGTTCTCCCTTTATCATATGGTGCATTCATAGGAAAAGATCCATAATCTGTACTTCCAAAAGTTGTATAATTTGCCACTACCCCATCTGTATTAGCAGCGCCTCCAGCGGGCATTGGTATTGTAGAATTTGATGGAAATTGTGCATATCCTAATAATGTGTTATCCGAAAAATTCACACTCCACATATTCATATACTCTGTAGGATTCCAAATAGTTAATGGTTTTACATAACCGTTAATATTACCTGTTGACCAATCAGGGTAACACAAATTCACTCTGTCTATCCCGTTCGTAGGATTTCCATTAGCATCAACTTTTGCCAATGCAAATTGTATCATAGTATCTGCACCAACTAAAGTTGTATTGTATCCTGGCGTTCCTGCCATTCTACGAAAATCCTGATTCATCACTGTAATCTGAGACTGAACCTGCTCATCTGTAATGTTTGCTCCCGTACCATATGCTTCACCTGAGTGAATAACGTGTACAACTACTGGAATTGTAACAACACCTCCATTTTGAGATTTGTTTAGTTTTGCCTTTTCAATTAAAGGATTTATCCATGCTTCAAACTGAGCATCAGTCATTCTATTCGGATCAGTTGCTTGAAGATATTTTTCATATCCTGTAGAAGCACAGCGGATAATACCATTCGGATCCTTAAGCTCATCCTTTATATAAGCTTTACCAAAACCTAATTTACTATCTTCTAGTTTTTGTGCACTGACTGTCACAGCAAAAACCATAGAAAACAGAGAAATTACTTTTGAAATTGTAAATTTCTTCATTTTTAAATTAATTTAAATATTTGGCAAATATAATATAAATTACAATTACATTAATATTCTATTAATTTTATTTAAAAAAAACCATTACTTTGTCTACATCACAACCACATATTTACATTTATAAAATATTTAAAAACAATTCATTATGAAAAATTTTATTGTAACAGCAACAATATCAAGTTGCAAAACAAATATGGCTTCTCATGAAAAAACAATATTTAAAACTGAAAAAGTATCACTCTCTGAACGAACGAGAGGCACTATAAGAGATTTCACTTTATCAAATGGTAAACTGGTGTCATCTATTAATGGGAATATTAATACCCAAGAAATATCTGAAAATGATTGGTCTAAAATTGTGGAGTATACAGAACAAATAAATGCAGAAAACATTTCAAAATTAGAAGCTCCGACAACAAAAAGATTCAGCGATGCAGCATTAGCCTCACACATTACGATTACAAAAAATGGAACCGATTATCAATCTTCAACATTTGATTCTGGAAACCCGCCTCTAGAGCTTAAAAATCTTTACACTGAAATTCAAAGAATAATAAAAACAAAAAAGAGCAATT of Chryseobacterium scophthalmum contains these proteins:
- a CDS encoding M43 family zinc metalloprotease; protein product: MKKFTISKVISLFSMVFAVTVSAQKLEDSKLGFGKAYIKDELKDPNGIIRCASTGYEKYLQATDPNRMTDAQFEAWINPLIEKAKLNKSQNGGVVTIPVVVHVIHSGEAYGTGANITDEQVQSQITVMNQDFRRMAGTPGYNTTLVGADTMIQFALAKVDANGNPTNGIDRVNLCYPDWSTGNINGYVKPLTIWNPTEYMNMWSVNFSDNTLLGYAQFPSNSTIPMPAGGAANTDGVVANYTTFGSTDYGSFPMNAPYDKGRTMTHEVGHFLGLRHIWGDATCGNDYCADTPTAHTANYTCNTNIAGCTAGEIEMVRNYMDYTNDTCMNIFTQNQKDRITTVMNNSPRRVELKTSIKDVAIPLFPNDAEIKFENACSLDNLCTGYTLRIVLTNRGTAALTAAVIPYTVNGTAYSYNWSGNLAQDKYEIVSLPIPTTATNGPLTVNLTSVNGVADQRVSNNTLTGTFNNPAIATNTATNFVFNLQLDYWGSEVNWNLKNSAGTIVYSSGNGYQDVPNPTTSTPLPALITQNWTLNTNDCYTFTINDVYGDGIYDNGGFYNIKTTAGADVIVGSSYSKKQTRALRLGALGTSEMIKETFAIYPNPTTDVLNITKVSNKAKFEIHNAVGQIVKAGEIKNNQVRVSELVRGTYIITVSDKGVSETLKFIKK